A region of the Microbacterium sp. SL75 genome:
CCGGAAGCGCGCGGCATCTGTGCACTGCAACAAGGGCAGGATCGGGCGGGCCCACGCCCTCGACGTTTCGTCTGCCCATTTTTCGGAAGCGGCGAACACCGCGTCGAAACCGGCTACGTCGGAGGCGGCGATCTCGTCGGGATGGCTGATGACCCAAAGCAGCGAGAGGGCGTCGGCCTGCGGTTCCAGGTGCTCGGGGCCGCGGAGTGCGAGCGAGACGTCGTCGAGGCCGGTCGTAGACCTGTTGCGAGCGGCGTAGGCGTCGATGACGACCTCTTGACCACGCCGTCGCAGCGCGCCGGCCAGGCCGCGGGCGAAATGGGTGTCGCCCCACGCCTCACCCGGTCGACCGGGGGGCGCGGCGATCTTCAGCGCCCATCGCAACGAGGGGACACGACTTCCATCTGCGAGGGTGACCGACGCAGGATTGCGCGCGAAGGCCGGGCCGGAGGGTCCCCAATGGGATACTCGCCATCCGCGCTGCGCGACCAACGGTTCGATGTCGGTGTCGGGGATGCCCGAAGCATCCTGGTCGAGGTCGTCGTCCGAAGCGGGGGCGCGCACGACGACGGTGGTGAGTGTGCGATGAGTCTTCGAGGCGTCTCCCGCGCGGTGGGCGAAGGTCATGCCCGCTCTCCGCCACGGAAAGATCTCAGGTCCGAGTGCGAAGGCGTCTTCGCTCGGCGCACCTGAGAGGAGATGGAAAGGGAGCCCGTCGTGCACGCCCAGTCCGGCAGAGGCGACCGCGCCGTCCCAGCCGAGCCAGAGGGGTGCGACGGGGCCATGGGCAGCTGCCTCGGCGAGCTGGATCAGGGACGGAGCGGAGATCTCGCTGTGCGGTCCTCGCACGATCAGCGTTGCTCCCTCGACCATTGCCTCCTCAACACGCTGGAGGAGCATGTCGTCATCGATCAGAAGGAACGTGTGTACGCGAGAGCTGCATAGCAAAGCCGCAGCGGATGTCGCTTCGGTGCCCCCGGGCGCAACAGCGACGATCAAAGCAGCCGACAGATCATCAGCAGCCCGAACGGCTTCTGCGAGGGGCCGTGCGGGCAGGCCCTCGTCTCGAGCCAATCGGCACACGACGACGTCAGTCGTGATTGGGGGAAGGATATGGTCGCCGCTTCCTGCGAGGATCTCGACGACCTGACGGTGCGCTTTCCTCCAGTCGACTGCTGTCTCGCCCGCGTTCGATGGCATCTCGATCGTTCCCGAGACGCGAGCGGCGCGCCAAGCGTGCCCGAGAGCCCGGCCCGGGGCTCGCCGGGACGTCGGGACCCGACGACCGTAACTCACCGCGTCCCAGGCGACGGATACGTCTACGTCATCGGCGTCGCTGACAAGGTACGCGTAGAGCGCAGGGACACGCCCCGCATCTGGCAGCTGGGAGGAGACGAGACGCTCCATGAAGAGAGGGTTCAGAGCGAAATCCCTGCGATATCCCGTGCGCGTATAGAGCCGGATCGCTCCGCGGATCGTCCGCGGACCGCCCTGAGCCTGCACGTAGTCGATGTCCACGACGTCCGCCGCACCAATGGTCCGTGCCCACCACCAGCGGTCGACCTCCCGAAGGGTGGGGGCGAGCAGGGGAAGGGAACGGGCGTGCCTCCAGACGGCTCGGGCTCGTCTCAGCATCCCCCGAGTATACGAAGCGTCGAGGCACGGGGCTCGACGCTCCCCGGAGCCCCAGCAGTCCGCCTACTAGAATTGCAGCGTTATGACCGAACTGGGTGATCGCGTCGCTGTGCTCGTGCCGGCGTGGAATGAGGTCCGCAACGTCGGACACACCGTGAAAGAGATCCGTTCGGCCGATCCGCTGTACGACGTGATCGTCATCGATGACGGTTCTGTCGACGGAACGGCTTCCGCCGCCCGGGACGCGGGCGCCGAGGTTCTCGTTCTTCCTTTCAACCTCGGTGTAGGCGGTGCCATGCGGACCGGCTTCACCTTCGCCGATCGACGCGGGTATGGTCGCGCGATACAGGTGGACGCCGACGGCCAACACAATCCGGAGCACATCCGCCTCGTCCTCGACGGCCTCGATCGTGCCGACATCTCGATCGGTGCGCGGTTCGCCGACGTGGGCGATTACTCTGTCCGTGGCCCGCGAAAGTGGGCGATGGTCTTCCTTGCTTTCGTGGTGTCCCGGGTCGCGGGTGTGCGGCTGACCGATGTGACCAGCGGCTTCAGAGCCGCGAACCAGCGCGCGATCCGACAGTACGTCCGCTATTACCCGGCGGAGTACCTCGGCGACACCCTCGATTCGCTCGTCGAAGCGGTGCACTCCGGCCTAACCGTGACTCAGGTTCCAGTCGCGATGCGGCCGCGGATGCACGGCAAACCCAGTCAGAACGTCATCGGATCGACCGTGTACTTGGTGAGGTCCGTGTTCGCCATCTCGCTCGCGCTCATGCGCGGCGCGCTACGTCGGAGACCCCGCGCATGATTGTCCCCGTCGGAATCGCCTTCGCCCTCGTCATCCTCGCTCTCATCGTGACGATGTTGATGCGGCGCCACCTTCGCGAGAAGTACGCGGTCATGTGGCTTCTCATCGGCGCCGCCATGCTCGTCCTCGCGTTGTTCCCCGACCTCCTCGGCGCGCTGGCGGGGGTTCTGGGAGTAATCGTTCCCTCGAACCTGCTGTTCGCTCTTGCCGTGGCGCTCTTGATCGGCGTGACGCTCCACCTTTCGTGGGAGCTGTCCCGCGCCGAGGAGGAGATCCGCCGCGTCGCCGAGGAGGTCGCGATCCTTCGCACGGACATGGCGCGTTTGCAATCAGCCGCGAATACCGCGTCCGATCTGCGCTTCCGGGCACACGCCGACCCCGAAGACCCCGAGGAGCCCTCGGCGCCCTGAGCGATACCACCCTCGAGGGAGAGCCCGTGACAAGCCGGACTCGCCGTCGCTCAGGAGGACGTGCCGTACCCGCGAGCCAGCAGGTCCTCGACGATTATGTCCGACGGAGAAGCCGCGACCTCGTCGCTACCGGCTCGATGTGCGTCGGCGTCCTGAAGGAATTGCCGGACGACATCCTGGTCCCACCGTGAGAGCAGGGCGCTGGTGCCCAAGCCCTCATTCCGCTCGGTCGCCATGCGGTGGATGAGGGTCGGGATGCCGAACACCGCCGACTCTTCCTGCACGCCGCCCGAATCGGTCACGACCAGCTGTGCGTTCTGCAGACGCTCCACGAAGGCGGCGTGCTCCAACTTGGGAGCTGTGGTGAGGCGGTCCAAGCCCAGCTCGCCGATGACCTCCTCGATCGCATCGCGCGAATACGAGTCGACTACCACCTGTAAGGCGACCGGGCTCTGATCATTCAATGTCTGCAGTGTGTCCCGCACGAGGGTGAGATTGGAGATGAACTCGAATCGGTGCAGAAGAACGAGACCGTACGGTTCGTCGGAGACGTCCTCACCAGGATTGCCCGCACGTTTTGCGGCGCTATCGCGAACCGCGTCCTTGACCGTGTTGCCCTGGGTCACGATGACGTTGCGACGCCCGGCGAGGTTTCTTGCCGTCTCGTCTGTGGGTGCGTAGTGCACCTCAGCCAGGCGGCCAACGATGCGACGGTCGAGCTCCTCGGGGAAGGGGTGTCGCCAATCGCCCGAGCGCAAGCCCGCTTCGACGTGCGCGACGGGGAGCCCTGCGAGACGTCCGATGAACGTGCCGAGAACGGTGGTCATCGTGTCCCCGTGGACCAGAACGACGCTCGGTCGTGACGCGCGACGCAGTGACCCCAGATTCTTGAGGGTCCACAGGCCGACCGTTGTCATCCAGCCCACCATGTGGACGGGTTTCTTGAGAGGCTTGCCCCTCCATCCGTTCGCGATCACGCGGTCGGGAGCGCGCAGACCGAGCTGCGGCATGGCGGTGCGCAAAGCCTCTGTGTGCTGGAAAGTCACCCATTGCTGGTAAGGGACTTCGCGCGCGTCGAGTCGCCGCATCACGGGGGCGAGCTTGATGGCCTCGGCGGTGGTTCCGTAGATAAAGACGATCATGGGGTCGGTTCTTTCGACGAAGGCGAGAAAGCGGAGCGATGGACGAAGATGCCGCGCACGATACCCGCCCAGAAGGGGCCTGCGAAGGGGACGATGTAAGTCAGGTAAGCCAGGACGGAGCGGCGTGGGGTCCGTTGGACCGCGGCGAGGATCGCGGGTGCCGCCGCCGTGAGACCGCCCGCGGCCAGTATGGCGAGCGCGACGGACGCCCTGCCCCGCAGAACGAGAGACGTCAGCAGGCCCAGCACGACGATGGGGGCGACAGCGAGCCCGAGAAGGATCGCCGATCGAGCGGGAGTCGTCCCCGCGTAGGAGTCGACAAAAAGTGTGCCCCGGTCTCTTGCGTGCCCGAGGAAGCCTCTCACGGTCGTCCGCGGTCTGTAGACCGCAGAGAAACGCGGGTCGATGCGGATTCCGTGGTTCTCCGCGACCCAGCGCAAGATCTTGGTGTCGTCGGATACCAGTGTCGATGCGACGGTGGGGGCAGCGTGATGGAATGCCTCGGTGAGCAGATCGCGGGGTGCGAGCAGGAGGGTCGTGCCCTTCGGGGCGGAGTCGAAATTCTCAGCGGTGAGGACCATCGCTCGTGGACGCCGAAGGTAATGGCCCCAGAACAGTCGAGTCGGTACGTCCCAGAACCGACCGACCAGGGGAGCGGCGGGATCAGTTTCGATGTGAGCATTCCAGACACGCACACCGTCTTGGGCCTCACCCCAGATACGCGCAAGACTGTCCGCTTCGATCAAGACGCGCGAATCGAGAAGCATGACGGTCGATGCGGAGGCGGCTTCGAGGCCCGAGCGACGGGCCTCGAAACGACCGGCGTTGGGCTGGGAGAGCACCGTCACCGGGACGACACTGTCGTCCTGCCAGCCACGGAGGACGGCCACCGTGTCGTCCGTTGATCCGTCGTCGACGACGATCACCTCGGCGGCGACACCGGCGCGATCGATGGCCCCCCGCAGGGCGGTCAGAGTGCTCGGAAGCCATGGGGCGGAGTTATAGGACGGAATCACCACGCTCAAGTCGGGCGAGACAAGGGGGGCGCTCATCGGCAGTCGTCACCCCCGGCGGTCACGGTGCGCTCAGGTCCAGGGCACCATGCCGGATAGCATGAAGTGGGGCAGGGGAACACACACCCAGACTAGCCGTGCCGCCGGCGTCGCTCCTTCTTGCCCTTCTTCTCTCGTTCCCGTCACTCGAGGAGCCCGGATCCATGAGACTCCGCCGTTTGAGCCGCGCCGTTCGCCCGGCCCTCGTCATCGCTGCCGCACTGGTCGCGCTGCTGGCGTGGGCCGTGTCATCCCCTCCCGGATCGAGCCCGGATGACGACTACCACATGGCCAGCATCTGGTGCGGCACGACGGATTCAACGGATCTCTGCGAGCAGACAGGGGTGCCGTCTGAGCGCGCCCTCCCCGCGGATGTTCTCGAAGCCTCGAGCTGCTTCGCCTTCGATCCCGACAAAGCCGCGAATTGCCGCCTCGACGCCGACACGATCAAGCTCAGCACTCGCGGTAATTGGAACGGCGAGGCCTACCCGCCCGTCTATTACTCCGTGATGCATGCCTTCGCCGGACATGATCTCTCCATCTCCATCGTCACCATCCGCGCGGCGAATGCTGTGCTCTACGTCGGCGTCCTCGCGCTCCTTTTCTTCCTGGTGCCCCTCACGGGACGACGAGCTCTCGTCTGGGGGGCTCTGATCACGTCGGTACCTCTCGGCGTCTTCATCGTCGCGAGCGTGAATCCGAGCTCGTGGGCCGTCATCTCGGCGTCCGGACTGTGGGTGGCGGTCTGGGCCTTCTTCGTGCAGTCGGGCTGGCGCAAGGCGGGAGCGGCTGTCCTCACCGTCCTCCTCGTGATCGTCGGCGCCGGTTCTCGCGGTGACTCGGCGGCGTACTCGGTGCTAGCTCTCATCGCTGGCGCAGTTCTCGCCTTCCGCCGCGACCGGAGATACCTGCGCGATCTCCTGCTGCCGGTGGGGCTAGTGGCCGCCTCGGCAGCTCTCTTCTTCACCGCAGGACAATCCGCCGTCGTCGGCGGGGCGACGGTGGTGAAGAATGACACCTACAGCTTCTCCGAACTGCTCTTTATCAACCTCAAGGCACTACCACAGCTTCTGACGGGCTTCCTCGGCACCTGGGGACTGGGGTGGCTCGACACGTACATGCCGGGCATTGTCTGGGTCACGGCTCTGTCGGTGTTCGCCGGTGTGGTGTTCTGGGGGCTGCGTCTTGGCGATGCCCGTAAATGGCTGGCCTTGGCGGGGGTTGGCGCCGGTGTGATCGCGGTGCCGCTCTACATCCTCATGCATGACGGCGTCGTCGTCGGCAACGGAGTGCAGCCGCGCTACGTCTTCCCGCTCATCGTCATGTTCGCCGGAATCGCCGCCTTCGGCTTCGCGCGGTCCTCTCTCGGTATGGGTCGCGTTCAGCTCGGCGTGGCGGCTATCGGGCTCGTCACGGCGAATAGCGTGGCTTTGCACGTCAACCTGCGCCGTTATGTCACCGGCCTCGATCGCGTGGGGGTCAACCTCGACCGCGATATCGAGTGGTGGTGGAATGCGCCGGTGTCGCCGATGGGGCTTTGGGCGATCGGCACGGCCGCGTTCGCCGTGACCGTTGCCCTTCTGCTGTCGATTGCCTGGCCGCGAGTTCCCGTGGCGGACAGCCCGGTGAGTGCTCCGCGTCCCGGCGGGGTCCTGGAGGAGGCGGACACCTTCCGCGTCCGTGTCGACCAGGGCGCGTCCGGATCGGAGGCGGGAGCGCCGACGACGCGGGCGGACCGCCGGGCCCTCCACGGCGGACAATCGTGACCTCGACCGGTCGGTGGGGACACATTCGATCTCATGCCACCGCGTTGGGGTCGGTGGGAGTGGCGAGCGTCGTGGGCGCGGTCGCCGCCTTCGTCTTCCAGATTGTGACCGCGCGCCTGGTCGGTCCGGACGATTTCGGATTGCTTGCGGCGTTCTTCTCGATCGTCAACGTCGCCGCGATCGGCAGCTCCGCCCTCCAGAATTCGGTTGCGGTGCAGACGGCCGCGGGGAGCGAGTCGGTGACCGCCCGCGCCAAGTTGCGCGTACCCGTCGATGCTCTGATCGTGGGCCTGGCCGGCGGCATCCTGGTCCTGGTGCTCTCACCGTCACTGGCCGTTGCGCTCGGTTCGAGCCTCGGCATCGTGGTGGCCGCAGCCGTCAGCATCCCCCTGAGCTTCTTGTTCGCGGCATACGTGGGCCGCATCCAGGGAGCGGGACGCGCCACCGCAGCAGTCGGGTGGTCAACGGCATCCCTCGTCATGCGCGTTCTGATCGCCGTACCCGTGCTTCTGTTGGGGGCCGGGGTGGGCGGCGCCGCCGGGGCGGTGGTCGCGGCTACGGGTTTCGCGACTCTGGGTGCGGCGATTACCGCACGACGGACTCCCTCGCCGCGCCGGTCGATCTTCACGGCGGATGGCACGACCATCATGATCATCACCATTGCCTTGGCGTGGCTGACGAGCGCCGACGTGTTCTACCTGCGCGTTCTCGCTCCGGCCTCCCTCGCCGGGGAGTACGCCTCGGTCGCCGTCCTGGTCAAGGCCTCATCCATCCTGCCGTCTACCTTGTCGCTCTACCTTTTGCCGAGATTCGCGCGCAACAGGGAGAGCGTCGAGCTCACCCGGGTCGGCGTCTTCGCCTCGATCGCCGTCTCGGCGGCGGCGGGCCTTGCGCTTCTCCTCGCCTTCTGGTTGGTGGGCGGCCCTGTGATCGACATCATCCTGTCTGGGAGCTACGCCGGCGCCAAGCCCCTCCTCGTCCCTATCGCCGCGGCCTACGTGCCCTGGATCATCCTCCAGGGGCTGCTCATCCAACTCATCTCCGACGCGTCTCGCGTGGCGGCGGTTACGTTGGTCCTAGGGGTCGGGGCGCAAGCCGCGGTTTTCTTCGGCTTTCTGCCGGATCTCGGTGCCACGCTACTGGCGTTCGGAGCTCTTGGATGGGTCCTGTGCGGCGTGCTCGTCGTCGCCATCATGGTCAGACTCAGACGCGTGTCGTCAGATCGGAGTGTTCGATGAACCGTCGCCGCGAAGGCATCACCGGCTACATCGCCGGGGGCCTGGGCAACCAGCTCTTCATCCTCGGTGCGGCGTGGGAACAGGCGGAGCGTCTCGGAGTTCCGCTGTTCCTGGACCGGTCCCACTTCGGTGTGACGGGCACGCGTGGATTCGAGCTCGACGCACTTCCCACGCCCGCGCAGGTTCTGGGCGCAGGCGAGAGCTGGAGATCGGTGCGTATCTCCTCGGAGCGCGTGCTGCCGCTCCCAACGCGCTGGGGGCGGATCCATCTCGAACGCGATGCGGATCGATACTCCCCATCGATCGATTCCGTCCAGCCGGGAACGACCCTGGTGGGCTATTTTCAGTCGCCGCGGTACTTTCCGACGGTGGGGCCACGTCTGCTGGATGTGATGGAGGGCATGCCCGAGACCGAGGTCGAGGCGGCCGCTCTCGCGCGCATGCGTGACGAGCCGGCCGTCACGCTTCACCTGCGCCGCGGCGACTATCTGGCCGTTCCGTCGGATCGTCAGTTCATCGCGTCGGTCGCGTACGCTCGCCGCGCGCTACGGCTGCTCGACGATCTCGGTGTCCGCCTGCCGGTTCGGGTGTTCTCCGACTCGGTGGATCTGGTGCGTGGCGAGCTCGCCGATGTCGACGCGCAGTTCGACTTCGTCGAAGACGACGGTTCGCTCGGCATCTGGAGCACGATCAAGGCGATGGCGTCAGGATCGGCGATGATCATGAGCAACTCGAGCTTCAGTTGGTGGGCTGCAACTCTGATGGAGCACCGGGGAGGCTCTCCCGTGATCATCGGACCGCGTCCTTGGACATCGGGCGGGACGGCGAAAGCCGATCTGCTCGCGCCCAATTGGATCACCCTCGACGCGCGCTGACCGACCCGGACGACGGAGCCGCCCGGTCCGATGGACCGGGCGGCTCCGTCGTTCTCGGTAAGAGCCTCAGACCGCGAGCACCCCGCGGAAGTACTCCACCGTCCGCTCGAGGCCCGCGCGCAGCGCGATCGTCGGCTCCCAGCCGAGCTCGCGACGGGCGAGGTCGATGTTGGGCTGGCGCTGCTTGGGGTCGTCCTGGGGGAGCGGCCGGTGTTCGATGGTCGAGGGGCTGCCGGTGATCTCGAGCACGGCGTTCGCGAGTTCGAGCATCGTGAACTCGCCGGGGTTGCCGACGTTGATCGGACCGGTCACCGAGTGGTCGGTGTTCATCAGGCGCACCATGCCGTCGACGAGGTCGTCGACGAAGCAGAACGAGCGGGTCTGCGAGCCGTCGCCGTAGATGGTGATGGGCTCTCCGCGCAGCGCCTGCACGATGAAGTTCGACACCACTCGGCCGTCGTTGGGGTGCATGCGGGGGCCGTAGGTGTTGAAGATGCGGATGACCTTGATCGACAGGTCGTGCTGACGGCGGTAGTCGAAGAAGAGCGTCTCGGCGGCGCGCTTCCCTTCGTCGTAGCAGGAGCGGGTGCCGATGGGGTTGACGTTGCCCCAGTAGTCCTCGGTCTGGGGGTGAACGGCGGGGTCGCCGTAGACCTCGGAGGTCGAGGCCTGCAGGATCGGCACACGCAGGCGCTTGGCGAGACCGAGCATGTTGATCGCACCCATGACGCTGGTCTTGGTGGTCTGCACCGGGTCGTGCTGGTAGTGCACCGGGGAGGCGGGGCACGCCAGGTTGTAGATCTGGTCGACCTCGACGTAGAGCGGGAAGGTCACGTCGTGACGCATCAGCTCGAAACGCGGGTTGTCGAAGAGGTGCTCGACGTTGCGGCGGGAACCCGTGAAGAAGTTGTCGACGCAGATGACCTCGTTGCCCTCGGCGAGGAGGCGTTCCGACAAGTGGGACCCGATGAAGCCGGCTCCGCCGGTGATCAGAACTCTGGATGACACTTCCCCACCCTATCAGCGGGGGTCCACGATGCCCGGGGAAGACGCCGGTCAGCGGGTGGTCGACACCATCCGGGCCTGGCCGAACGTCCGACCCAGGGCGCCCTCGAGGCGTCCCACGAACATGGGCCAGCCGTCCAGGAGAGTGATCGGCCGGGGATTGCGCACGCCGTAGAGCAGACCCGCGCCGGTGAACGCCGCCCGCCACCACAGCGGGTAGCCGTGCGTCGCGAAAGCGCGGCCGGTTCCCCGCCCATAGGCGCGGAGCTTGCGGCGACGCTCGGCGGCGCCGAGACCGAAACCGGTCGAGATCCCGTCGACGTGGACGGATGCCGGCAGCCACCGGAAGTCGCGGACGAGACCCGGGTCGTGCGCCAGGGCGCGCAGTAAGAGGTCGGTTCCCTCGGCCACCTGCCACGGTGTCGAGGCTCCCGGCCCCATCCGCTCGTCGAAACCGCCGACGGCGTCGAAGAGGGAGCGTCGCATCAGGATCCCCATCTCGATCACCGACCACACGTTGTACTTGTCGAGAGGGGTGCCCGGCTCGGGAAGCGTCGTCTTCGGTCCGCGCTCGTCCCACGAGGTGAACCCCCCGGCGCGGAAGGTCGCGTCGTCGACGGCGTCGTGCAGGGCGGACACGGTGCCGGCCGGATAGGTCGTGTTGTCGTTCGGGAAGGTCACGACGGCTTCACCGGCGGGGAGGGCCGCCACCCCGGTGTTACGTCCGAGGGAGGCACCTCGTCCCGAGGTCGTCGCCGACACGGCGACGCCGCGCTCGGCGAACTCCGCGGCCAGGGCGGCGACCTCGTCTTGCGCCCCCTGCGCGACGAGGACGACGTGGTCGCCTTCGTGCAGCTGCCCCTCGAGCGATGTCAGAAGGGCGCGGAGGGGATCCAGGCGTCCCAGGGTGGTCACGACGAAACCGATGTTCACCAGACGATTGTGCCTGTCTGAGCGGTCGGGTGGGGAATCAGCGCGCCTCGCGGTCGAGGATCCGGTTCCAGGCTGAGGTCGTGGCATCCCACGTGAACCGCGTCGCGTTGGCGAGACTCGCCTCGGACAGTGTGGTTCGCAGATCGGGGGAGGCGGAGATCTCCGAGAGGAGGGATGCCAGCTCTTGCGGCTGTGTCGGCGCGAAGTACCGCGCGGAATCGCCCAGGATCTCCCGATTGATGGGGATGTCGGATGCCAGGACGGGCGCGCCCAGCCGCTGCGCCTCGAGCGGCGGCAGGCCGAACCCTTCGTGCAGGGACGGCCACACGAACGCATCCGCGCGGGCGAAAGCGGCGGCGAGCTCGTCGTCGCTCACCGGACCGGTCCATCGGATCCGCTCGGGATCGATGCCACGAGAGGCCGCGTGCGGAGCCAGCTCCGGGTCGAGGTTGCCGACGAATTCGACCTCGACGTCGGAGGACTCGGGCAGGAGTGCAAGAGCGTCGATCACCGCGCGGGTGTTCTTGGCCGCGCCGTGACGGCCGAAGGCGACCACGCGCGTTCCGCGGTCGCTCGAAGGCGCCTGTCGGGGTGCGAGAGGGAGGCTGTCCGCCCCCTCGTAGACGACCTCGATGGTCGCAGGATCGACCCCGAATCGCTCGGCGATCTCGCGCTGGGACGCGTGGCTGACGGTGACGAGCCGCTGACCGCGGCGCAGCATCCCGAACCGGACCGCGAACTGCCACTGCACGCGGAACGGCACGGTGAAGTCCTGGGGCCGGATGGCGGGGGCGATGTCGTGGAGCACGGTGATCTGGCGGCGGTACGACACGGGAGCGATGTTCGCCAGATTCAGCAGGAGGGGTGAGCCGTGGCGACGCAGCCACCGGGGCAGCTCGAGCTGTTCCCACGGGGGGCCGGCGAGCCGCCCGACCGTTTCGGTGCGGATTCCCGCCACGCTGGAGGTGTCGGCCGATGCCGGCACCAGCAGCACCACGTCGTCACGCGACTGCGCGAGATGGTGCGTCAGCTCCGTGGCGAAGCGGCGTACTCCGCCGAAGGAGTCGATGAGGAAGCGGCCGTTGACGGCGATGGTCATCGCGCGGTCCTTTCGTGGGGGCGCAGAGCGTGAGGGCTCACGCCGCGGCCTCGGCGGGGGTGTGGCGCAGATCGTGCAGCACCCGCAGGCAGCGGCGGGTGAGCAGGAGAGCCGCGGCTCCCTCGGTGAAGGCGTAGCCGAGTCCCGCACCGATCGGGCCCCAGGCGATGCCGAGGCCGATCATGAGGGGGATTCCGGCCGCCGTGGCGACGAGGGTGGCGCGCATGACGGCGGAGGCCTGTCCCGCCGGGAAGAGCACGAGGCGCGCCACGGCCGTGCGGATTGAGAAGAAGAAGAACACCAGGCCCATGACGAAGAGGATGTCGAAGGGGGCCGGGGCGGCCGGGAGGTAAGCCTGGGTGAGCCAGGGACCGACCAGGGCCAGACCCGCCCATCCGAGCAGACCGGTGGCGGCGGAGAGCCCGATGGCCAGACGCATCCGACGGCCGCGGTGGGGCCCGTGGGCCTCACCGACCCACGCCTGGAGCGCGTTGGCGAGGGTCATCGGGATGAACTGCCCGAGCTTGAGCATCTTGTCGGCCGTCGCGTAGCCGCTGGCCGCCGCGGGGAGCGCGGTGACGTTGACGACGGGGGCGGGCACGCTCGAGTACCCGCTGAGGCCCGCATCGTTCAGCGCCACCGCGAGATTCGTACGGAGGAGTCTCGGCAGATCCCGTGGGCGCGGCCA
Encoded here:
- a CDS encoding UDP-glucuronic acid decarboxylase family protein, giving the protein MSSRVLITGGAGFIGSHLSERLLAEGNEVICVDNFFTGSRRNVEHLFDNPRFELMRHDVTFPLYVEVDQIYNLACPASPVHYQHDPVQTTKTSVMGAINMLGLAKRLRVPILQASTSEVYGDPAVHPQTEDYWGNVNPIGTRSCYDEGKRAAETLFFDYRRQHDLSIKVIRIFNTYGPRMHPNDGRVVSNFIVQALRGEPITIYGDGSQTRSFCFVDDLVDGMVRLMNTDHSVTGPINVGNPGEFTMLELANAVLEITGSPSTIEHRPLPQDDPKQRQPNIDLARRELGWEPTIALRAGLERTVEYFRGVLAV
- a CDS encoding glycosyltransferase family 2 protein, with protein sequence MNIGFVVTTLGRLDPLRALLTSLEGQLHEGDHVVLVAQGAQDEVAALAAEFAERGVAVSATTSGRGASLGRNTGVAALPAGEAVVTFPNDNTTYPAGTVSALHDAVDDATFRAGGFTSWDERGPKTTLPEPGTPLDKYNVWSVIEMGILMRRSLFDAVGGFDERMGPGASTPWQVAEGTDLLLRALAHDPGLVRDFRWLPASVHVDGISTGFGLGAAERRRKLRAYGRGTGRAFATHGYPLWWRAAFTGAGLLYGVRNPRPITLLDGWPMFVGRLEGALGRTFGQARMVSTTR
- a CDS encoding glycosyltransferase family 4 protein produces the protein MTIAVNGRFLIDSFGGVRRFATELTHHLAQSRDDVVLLVPASADTSSVAGIRTETVGRLAGPPWEQLELPRWLRRHGSPLLLNLANIAPVSYRRQITVLHDIAPAIRPQDFTVPFRVQWQFAVRFGMLRRGQRLVTVSHASQREIAERFGVDPATIEVVYEGADSLPLAPRQAPSSDRGTRVVAFGRHGAAKNTRAVIDALALLPESSDVEVEFVGNLDPELAPHAASRGIDPERIRWTGPVSDDELAAAFARADAFVWPSLHEGFGLPPLEAQRLGAPVLASDIPINREILGDSARYFAPTQPQELASLLSEISASPDLRTTLSEASLANATRFTWDATTSAWNRILDREAR
- a CDS encoding lipopolysaccharide biosynthesis protein: MTAAPSMKRRLLGFLLIPAIAALSPLIALPAVTAIAGQAGWASAIAGESIGTFAAIAIGWGWATVGPALISIAADDDERARLYRESIAVRLSISILALPALAVICWFVASPGSEWLTILMGMQGALIALSFTWFCAGVGDPRTIVVFDAAPRLLANLAAAGLVLTTGVVVLYPLAGILVTLVGTSIFTLRLLRRHPGPWPRPRDLPRLLRTNLAVALNDAGLSGYSSVPAPVVNVTALPAAASGYATADKMLKLGQFIPMTLANALQAWVGEAHGPHRGRRMRLAIGLSAATGLLGWAGLALVGPWLTQAYLPAAPAPFDILFVMGLVFFFFSIRTAVARLVLFPAGQASAVMRATLVATAAGIPLMIGLGIAWGPIGAGLGYAFTEGAAALLLTRRCLRVLHDLRHTPAEAAA